Proteins encoded together in one Solidesulfovibrio fructosivorans JJ] window:
- a CDS encoding EF-hand domain-containing protein, whose translation MKRALAVLVAFFVLCLADAAMAWKKPPFENVDKNKDGFIVYEEMVVFNSGLTLVRYGVIDLNKDGKIDRAEYVAMGGRTVGRAVRGKHYKKAWWRCSGREGMDLFMRGTDLLVAGDNAAAAAMLSQAVTKRLCVDYLSYAYYNLGIACMRLGDDACAKASLENARALNVNNTVPPNDFGLAGTPRAGAQP comes from the coding sequence ATGAAGCGTGCGCTTGCGGTGCTTGTTGCGTTCTTTGTGCTGTGTTTGGCCGATGCGGCCATGGCCTGGAAGAAGCCGCCCTTTGAAAATGTGGATAAAAACAAGGACGGTTTCATTGTTTACGAGGAAATGGTGGTCTTCAACTCGGGACTGACGCTGGTGCGCTACGGCGTCATCGACCTCAACAAGGACGGCAAGATCGACCGGGCGGAATATGTGGCTATGGGCGGCCGCACGGTCGGCCGGGCGGTCCGGGGCAAACACTACAAGAAGGCGTGGTGGCGCTGCTCGGGCCGGGAGGGCATGGACCTTTTCATGCGCGGCACGGACCTGCTCGTTGCCGGCGACAACGCGGCGGCGGCGGCCATGCTTTCCCAGGCCGTGACCAAGCGGCTTTGCGTGGATTACCTGAGCTACGCCTACTACAACCTGGGCATTGCCTGCATGCGCCTTGGCGATGACGCCTGCGCCAAGGCGAGTCTGGAGAATGCCCGGGCGCTCAATGTGAACAACACGGTGCCGCCGAACGATTTCGGGCTGGCCGGCACGCCTCGGGCGGGAGCCCAGCCGTAG
- a CDS encoding GDSL-type esterase/lipase family protein, with translation MVAAWFRISVVFTALLFFGASEAWTKTVFLGGSQTVGWNYVDGFEGVINKGAVSNTTAKILKSLSPVVRMRPEKIFILEGINELWSPNASILARYREILRRIGQGSPKTLIFVQSVLPVVNRPDLSNDKIVELNAGLKALCAEMPHCIYIDLHSHFVVNGALNASLTSDGVHLRPEGYALWRSVIDKYVALTNEELTRPETLAGLGAHAPVVN, from the coding sequence ATGGTTGCGGCATGGTTCCGGATCAGCGTCGTTTTTACGGCGCTTCTTTTTTTCGGCGCCTCCGAGGCATGGACCAAGACGGTTTTTCTGGGCGGGAGCCAGACGGTCGGCTGGAACTACGTGGACGGGTTCGAGGGCGTGATCAACAAGGGCGCGGTGAGCAACACCACGGCCAAGATCCTCAAGAGCCTTTCGCCGGTGGTGCGGATGCGGCCGGAAAAGATCTTTATTCTGGAAGGCATAAACGAATTGTGGAGCCCCAACGCCAGCATCCTGGCCCGTTACCGGGAAATCCTGCGCCGCATCGGCCAGGGCTCGCCAAAGACGCTCATTTTCGTGCAAAGCGTTTTGCCGGTGGTCAACCGGCCGGACCTGTCCAATGACAAGATCGTGGAGCTCAACGCCGGGCTCAAGGCCCTTTGCGCCGAGATGCCCCACTGCATCTACATCGATCTCCACAGCCATTTCGTCGTCAACGGGGCGCTCAATGCGAGCCTCACCTCCGACGGCGTGCATCTGCGCCCGGAAGGCTACGCCCTGTGGCGTTCGGTGATCGACAAGTACGTCGCGCTCACGAACGAAGAGCTTACCCGGCCCGAGACCCTGGCCGGACTTGGCGCCCATGCGCCGGTCGTCAACTGA
- a CDS encoding sigma-54-dependent transcriptional regulator, translated as MGNVLIIDDDQTIRDALARVVTRLGHAPQMAATLSEGLRRAGDRDVDVVFLDVRMPDGNGLDAIGDIRRTPSNPEVIVITGWGDPDGAERAMRQGAWDYIEKPPSVKTMTAPLVSAMEHRRRGRDTAKPVSRFRFAGIVGDNAKRAQCLDQAAKAAPSDVNVLLTGPTGAGKELFARAIHEGSLRRDGAFVVVDCAALPAGIVESVLFGSEKGVYTGADRRREGVLLRAHGGTLFLDEVAEMPLSVQKAFLRVLQERRVRPVGGLEEAACDFRLVAATNQDLPEMVRQGMFREDLLFRLQGVSIELPPLAGHPEDILEFADHFAVEAAERFGGAPRVFSEDFSRALLAYPWPGNVRELKNTMDGALALAGGDEVLLPVHLPLHIRVCVARNRVSARAAAATTPWPMAGGMPLAGNLPPFREFRDKGEGDYLRALTGRYAGDISRMLDVSGLSRSRLYALLKKHGLTAAGA; from the coding sequence TTGGGCAACGTGCTCATCATCGACGACGATCAGACCATACGCGACGCCCTGGCCAGGGTGGTCACACGGCTTGGCCACGCGCCCCAGATGGCCGCCACCCTGTCCGAGGGGTTGCGCCGGGCCGGAGACCGGGACGTGGATGTGGTCTTTCTCGACGTGCGCATGCCCGACGGCAACGGCCTCGACGCCATCGGCGACATCCGCCGCACCCCGTCGAATCCCGAAGTCATCGTCATCACCGGCTGGGGCGACCCGGACGGCGCGGAACGGGCCATGCGCCAGGGCGCGTGGGACTACATCGAGAAGCCGCCGTCGGTGAAAACCATGACCGCGCCCCTGGTCAGCGCCATGGAGCATCGGCGTCGGGGCCGGGATACGGCCAAGCCGGTATCGCGCTTTCGTTTCGCGGGCATCGTCGGCGACAACGCCAAACGGGCCCAATGCCTGGATCAGGCCGCCAAGGCCGCCCCGAGCGACGTCAACGTGCTGCTGACCGGCCCCACCGGCGCCGGCAAGGAGCTTTTCGCCCGGGCCATCCACGAGGGCAGCCTTCGCCGGGACGGGGCGTTCGTGGTGGTGGACTGCGCGGCGTTGCCGGCGGGCATTGTGGAAAGCGTGTTGTTCGGTTCGGAAAAGGGCGTGTACACCGGCGCGGACCGGCGTCGGGAAGGCGTGTTGCTGCGAGCCCATGGCGGGACGCTTTTTTTGGACGAAGTGGCGGAGATGCCGCTCTCGGTGCAAAAGGCCTTTTTGCGCGTGCTCCAGGAACGCCGGGTGCGCCCCGTGGGCGGGCTCGAGGAGGCGGCCTGCGATTTCCGGCTGGTGGCCGCCACCAACCAGGATCTGCCGGAAATGGTGCGCCAGGGAATGTTCCGGGAAGATTTGCTCTTCCGGTTGCAGGGCGTGAGCATCGAACTGCCGCCTCTGGCCGGACATCCCGAGGACATCTTGGAATTCGCCGACCATTTCGCCGTCGAGGCGGCGGAAAGGTTCGGGGGCGCGCCCCGGGTCTTTTCCGAGGATTTTTCCCGGGCTCTGCTCGCCTACCCCTGGCCCGGCAACGTTCGGGAACTCAAAAACACCATGGACGGCGCATTGGCCCTGGCCGGCGGCGACGAGGTGCTGCTGCCCGTGCATCTGCCCCTGCACATCCGGGTCTGCGTCGCCCGGAACCGGGTTTCCGCCCGGGCCGCCGCGGCCACCACGCCCTGGCCCATGGCCGGGGGAATGCCCCTGGCCGGGAATCTCCCGCCGTTTCGCGAATTCCGCGACAAGGGCGAGGGCGATTACCTGCGCGCCCTGACCGGCCGATACGCCGGCGACATCTCCCGCATGCTCGACGTGTCGGGGCTTTCGCGCTCCAGACTCTACGCCCTGCTCAAAAAGCACGGGCTGACTGCCGCCGGGGCGTAA
- a CDS encoding lytic murein transglycosylase: MVTRPRANAPRGLLLRLAICLAVLAALASCAPTQAPGPAHAGIDAAPAPTPTVATGDTTAAPAVPAISGPATASEPPSAPTPAPSPAPAVINAGGWTPLVGRLAADGLDKATLARTFSDGAVTYSPEIMARKVDAMVRKKFEPRPKPSHKTLTRSNYRHFLSPTIIDAAALFVGEHKAAFDKAEREYGPPPELIAAFLVVETNLGSFLGNRDALSVLASLARSSQLDQIAPYMKTLHGDSDRAAFAAEAAKDRSQWAYQELAALLRYAAAKKQAPAAIPGSIYGAIGICQFMPSNALRYGVDADGDGVIDLFCPSDAIVSVASYLRGHGWKPGMTEAETKAVVYAYNHSDLYVLAVMTVADRIGARLR, translated from the coding sequence ATGGTCACGCGTCCTCGCGCAAACGCCCCACGCGGGCTGCTCCTACGCCTGGCAATATGTCTGGCCGTGCTGGCGGCCCTCGCCTCCTGCGCCCCCACCCAGGCCCCCGGACCGGCGCATGCGGGAATCGATGCCGCGCCCGCCCCGACGCCGACGGTGGCCACGGGCGACACGACCGCGGCGCCTGCCGTCCCCGCCATCTCCGGCCCGGCAACCGCATCCGAACCGCCATCCGCGCCCACTCCGGCTCCAAGCCCCGCGCCGGCCGTGATCAACGCGGGCGGCTGGACGCCGCTCGTCGGCAGGCTCGCCGCCGACGGGCTGGACAAGGCAACCCTGGCCCGGACGTTCTCCGATGGCGCGGTGACCTATTCGCCAGAAATCATGGCCCGCAAGGTCGACGCCATGGTCCGAAAGAAATTCGAGCCCCGGCCCAAGCCCAGCCACAAGACCCTGACCCGCAGCAATTACCGCCATTTCCTGTCCCCGACCATCATCGACGCCGCCGCGCTGTTCGTGGGCGAACACAAGGCCGCCTTCGACAAGGCCGAACGCGAATACGGCCCGCCGCCGGAGCTTATCGCCGCCTTCCTGGTGGTCGAGACCAACCTCGGCTCCTTCCTCGGCAACCGCGACGCCTTAAGCGTCCTGGCGAGTCTGGCCCGCAGTTCGCAACTCGACCAGATCGCCCCGTACATGAAGACGCTGCACGGCGATTCGGACCGCGCCGCCTTCGCCGCCGAAGCCGCCAAGGACCGGTCCCAGTGGGCCTACCAGGAACTCGCGGCCCTTTTGCGCTACGCCGCCGCCAAGAAACAGGCCCCGGCCGCCATCCCTGGCTCCATCTACGGAGCCATCGGCATCTGCCAGTTCATGCCCTCCAATGCCCTGCGCTACGGCGTGGACGCCGACGGCGACGGGGTCATCGACCTGTTCTGCCCGAGCGACGCCATCGTGAGCGTGGCCAGCTACCTGCGCGGCCACGGCTGGAAACCCGGCATGACCGAAGCCGAAACCAAAGCCGTGGTCTACGCCTACAACCACAGCGACCTCTACGTGCTCGCCGTCATGACCGTGGCCGACCGCATCGGCGCACGGTTGCGATAA